In Candidatus Krumholzibacteriia bacterium, one genomic interval encodes:
- a CDS encoding hydrogenase iron-sulfur subunit has protein sequence MRRGFYFPSISPEAAMVLVSGCHFSDCHYINAVGWTQKRIEKLWNRLERLGIRPERMQLEWISAAPLLDRVSRAY, from the coding sequence TTGCGGAGGGGTTTTTACTTTCCTTCCATTTCCCCTGAGGCGGCGATGGTGCTGGTCAGTGGTTGTCACTTCTCCGACTGCCACTACATCAATGCGGTCGGGTGGACGCAGAAGAGAATCGAGAAGCTCTGGAACCGTCTGGAACGACTGGGTATTCGCCCCGAGCGCATGCAGTTGGAATGGATCTCGGCTGCCCCACTGCTTGACAGGGTAAGCCGCGCTTACTAG
- a CDS encoding Hsp20/alpha crystallin family protein, whose amino-acid sequence MTMVKYNPRMMNPSREMDRLFDSFQASRNCDCSPLTDILESDTEFELQVELPGFEKKDLTIRTENQVLILSGKREQEEESRKAHRQERHFRGEFERRFRLPRETDSEKVQAEMSHGLLTVKIPKSEQMIGREIEIS is encoded by the coding sequence ATGACGATGGTCAAATACAATCCCCGGATGATGAACCCCTCACGCGAGATGGATCGGCTTTTCGACAGTTTCCAAGCTTCCCGCAATTGCGACTGCTCGCCGCTCACGGACATCCTCGAGAGCGATACCGAGTTTGAGCTGCAGGTCGAGCTTCCCGGTTTCGAGAAGAAGGATCTCACGATCCGCACCGAGAACCAGGTGCTGATCCTCAGTGGCAAGCGCGAGCAGGAAGAGGAGAGCCGCAAGGCTCATCGCCAGGAGCGTCACTTCCGCGGCGAGTTCGAGCGTCGTTTCCGTCTTCCCCGCGAGACCGACAGCGAGAAGGTCCAGGCCGAGATGAGCCATGGTCTTCTCACGGTGAAGATTCCCAAGAGTGAGCAGATGATCGGTCGCGAGATCGAGATTTCCTAG
- a CDS encoding pyridoxal phosphate-dependent aminotransferase — translation MRSEVKLSDRGHQVPASPIRKLAPFAEEAKASGAQVYHLNIGQPDIETPPEMLEVYRNYRDPVLAYGPSAGIPEFRKAVADYWKAWKVELSPEEVITTTGGSEAILFALLATCDAGDEVLVPEPFYTNYLGFASAASVKIVAVPANVENGFRLPSPGEFRKRINDRTRAILFSNPGNPTGVVYSRDEMQTLADLASEEGLYLLADEVYREFVYDGAAFTSAFHLEGVEDRVIMLDSVSKRFSACGARVGYLATHNAEILDSALRFGQARLCPPTLDQMASAAAFNAKGDYLDRVLEEFSRRRDCLYEGLRAIPGVMAHRPEGAFYTVARLPLKDAEHFSTWLLSDFRHKGSTLMVAPAAGFYASEGLGLDEIRIAYVLNEKDLRLALEALAEALKVYSP, via the coding sequence ATGAGGAGCGAAGTCAAACTCTCCGACCGCGGACATCAGGTTCCGGCCAGCCCGATCCGCAAGCTGGCCCCCTTTGCCGAAGAGGCAAAAGCCTCCGGAGCGCAGGTCTACCATCTCAATATCGGCCAGCCCGACATCGAGACTCCCCCGGAGATGCTCGAGGTCTATCGCAATTACCGGGATCCGGTTCTCGCCTATGGCCCCAGTGCCGGGATTCCCGAGTTTCGCAAAGCCGTGGCCGACTATTGGAAAGCCTGGAAGGTGGAGCTATCGCCTGAAGAGGTCATCACGACCACGGGAGGAAGCGAGGCCATTCTCTTCGCCCTTCTTGCTACCTGCGATGCCGGCGATGAGGTTCTCGTACCCGAACCCTTCTACACGAACTACCTGGGCTTTGCCTCGGCGGCGAGCGTAAAGATCGTAGCGGTTCCCGCCAATGTGGAGAATGGATTCCGCCTGCCTTCTCCCGGGGAGTTCCGCAAGCGGATCAACGACAGAACCCGCGCCATCCTCTTCAGCAACCCCGGCAATCCAACGGGAGTGGTCTACTCACGAGACGAGATGCAGACTCTTGCCGATCTGGCCTCTGAAGAGGGTCTCTACCTTCTGGCAGACGAGGTCTATCGCGAGTTTGTCTACGACGGCGCAGCCTTTACGAGTGCCTTTCATCTTGAAGGAGTCGAGGACCGGGTGATCATGCTTGATAGCGTGAGCAAGCGCTTCAGCGCCTGTGGCGCAAGGGTCGGATATCTGGCCACGCACAATGCGGAGATTCTCGACTCCGCCCTTCGCTTCGGGCAGGCCCGCCTCTGTCCCCCCACTCTCGACCAGATGGCATCGGCAGCAGCCTTCAATGCAAAGGGAGATTATCTGGACCGGGTGCTTGAGGAGTTCTCCCGCCGACGGGACTGTCTCTACGAAGGACTCCGGGCGATTCCCGGGGTCATGGCCCACCGCCCCGAAGGCGCCTTTTACACGGTGGCCCGCCTGCCCCTGAAAGACGCGGAACACTTCTCCACCTGGCTCCTGAGCGATTTCCGCCACAAGGGAAGCACGCTCATGGTCGCTCCCGCCGCCGGTTTCTATGCGAGCGAAGGTCTCGGTCTCGACGAGATTCGCATTGCCTATGTATTGAATGAAAAAGACCTCCGCCTTGCGCTCGAAGCGCTGGCAGAGGCCCTGAAAGTCTATTCGCCCTAG
- a CDS encoding MATE family efflux transporter, whose amino-acid sequence MRRKDRHEESLILPGVRAGSVKEAWKLAYPTVIGQLSVTVMWTVDTILLGHVGKVELAAAGFGGVLIWTLYTFFVGTIGSVNTFVAQSKGSGNSDRCPHFAWQGLWLALISGLILGLITWKFQWILAAARPAPDVIEECLRYSRARLFGAFFLMGTFTFHNFFRGVGDMKTPMRIAIASNLINILLDLVLIYGWGPFPRLTTLGAGMATAIADVSAFFMGAAVFLGPTLHRKYSTRINRAFRPALVGRMLKVGLPMGVQAFLDMGSFAVFMTIMGRLGTTQLAASQIALQLLSFTFMPADGVAKAATTLVGQYIGAGKKHLAEKSGWIVVKMNLAYSLFIAVFFLLAGEWLYRLFTNAEDVIRAGMAIIPLIALFQLVDAVQMSYSGSLRGAGDTRFTMYVYAGSSWLVFVPLALLFAYPLGMGMAGGWLGGVIHFTLVNIVLTWRFTRGAWKSIEI is encoded by the coding sequence ATGAGAAGGAAAGATCGACACGAGGAAAGCCTGATCCTCCCCGGGGTGAGGGCCGGCTCGGTGAAGGAGGCCTGGAAGCTGGCCTATCCCACCGTGATTGGCCAACTCTCGGTGACGGTCATGTGGACCGTGGACACGATCCTTCTCGGCCATGTGGGCAAGGTGGAACTGGCGGCGGCCGGTTTCGGCGGAGTTTTGATCTGGACCCTCTATACCTTCTTTGTAGGAACGATCGGTTCCGTGAACACCTTTGTCGCGCAATCCAAGGGCTCGGGCAATTCGGATCGCTGCCCTCACTTTGCCTGGCAGGGTCTCTGGCTTGCCCTGATTTCCGGGCTGATTCTGGGACTGATCACCTGGAAGTTCCAATGGATCCTGGCGGCCGCCCGCCCGGCACCGGATGTGATCGAGGAGTGTCTTCGCTACTCGCGTGCACGGCTCTTTGGCGCCTTCTTTCTGATGGGCACTTTTACCTTCCACAATTTCTTCCGTGGCGTCGGCGACATGAAGACCCCGATGCGCATTGCCATTGCCAGCAACCTGATCAATATCCTGCTGGATCTCGTTCTGATCTATGGCTGGGGTCCTTTCCCGCGCCTGACCACGCTGGGGGCGGGGATGGCAACGGCCATCGCGGATGTGTCTGCATTTTTCATGGGAGCCGCTGTCTTTCTCGGCCCGACTCTTCACCGGAAATACTCCACCCGCATCAATCGAGCTTTCCGCCCTGCCTTGGTCGGGCGTATGCTGAAGGTCGGCCTTCCCATGGGCGTACAGGCCTTTCTCGATATGGGAAGTTTCGCGGTCTTCATGACCATCATGGGGCGGCTGGGCACCACGCAGCTGGCGGCCAGCCAGATTGCCCTTCAGCTTTTGAGCTTCACCTTCATGCCGGCCGATGGAGTCGCCAAAGCGGCCACGACTCTGGTGGGACAGTACATCGGTGCGGGCAAGAAGCACTTGGCCGAGAAGTCAGGCTGGATTGTGGTGAAAATGAATCTCGCCTATTCACTTTTCATTGCGGTCTTTTTTCTTCTGGCCGGCGAATGGCTCTACCGCCTGTTCACCAATGCCGAAGATGTCATTCGTGCGGGAATGGCCATTATTCCCCTGATCGCTCTTTTCCAGTTGGTCGATGCTGTTCAGATGAGCTACTCCGGCTCCCTGCGAGGGGCCGGCGACACCCGTTTCACGATGTATGTCTATGCGGGAAGCTCCTGGCTGGTCTTCGTGCCACTGGCGCTCCTCTTTGCCTATCCTCTGGGCATGGGCATGGCCGGCGGATGGCTGGGCGGAGTGATCCACTTCACCCTGGTGAATATCGTCCTGACCTGGCGATTTACACGGGGCGCCTGGAAGTCCATCGAGATCTGA
- a CDS encoding acetyl-CoA C-acetyltransferase: MNTLRDVVILSAARTPIGSFLGNLSTVPAPKLGAIAIKGALERAGVPGEDVDEVIMGCVLPAGMGQAPARQATLAAGLPTSVECMTINKVCGSGLKSVMLAAQAIACGDADCVIAGGMENMSQVPHYLDGSREGRRMGDWKMKDGMVHDGLWDPYHNYHMGNAAELCARECKLSREEQDSLAEESYRRAQKSIAEGLFREEIVPVEIPQRRGDALIVEEDEEAGRVRFEKIPSLRPAFDPEGSVTAANASSINDGAAALLLMAAEEAEKRGLKPLAKIVSQASAAQDPEWFTTAPAKSVQKALERAGLEAGDIDTFELNEAFAVVSLVNAQLLELDSAKVNPRGGAVALGHPIGASGARILVTLLHTLKQEGGRRGLASLCIGGGEASTLIVEM, encoded by the coding sequence ATGAATACTCTCCGTGATGTTGTCATTCTGTCAGCCGCAAGAACTCCCATCGGTTCCTTCCTGGGAAACCTGTCCACGGTTCCGGCCCCCAAGCTGGGCGCCATTGCCATAAAAGGCGCGCTCGAAAGAGCGGGAGTCCCGGGAGAGGATGTAGACGAAGTCATCATGGGCTGCGTCCTTCCCGCGGGCATGGGACAGGCTCCCGCCCGGCAGGCCACTCTCGCTGCGGGCCTTCCCACATCGGTTGAGTGCATGACCATCAACAAGGTCTGCGGTTCGGGGCTGAAGAGCGTCATGCTTGCCGCACAGGCCATTGCCTGCGGCGACGCTGATTGCGTGATCGCCGGCGGCATGGAAAACATGAGCCAGGTACCCCACTATCTCGACGGCAGTCGTGAAGGCCGGAGAATGGGCGACTGGAAGATGAAGGACGGAATGGTTCACGACGGTCTCTGGGATCCCTATCACAATTACCACATGGGGAATGCCGCCGAGCTCTGCGCCCGGGAATGCAAGCTCAGTCGCGAAGAGCAGGACAGTCTGGCCGAAGAGAGCTATCGTCGCGCACAGAAGTCCATTGCCGAGGGGCTCTTCCGGGAAGAAATCGTTCCCGTGGAAATTCCCCAAAGAAGAGGCGATGCCCTCATCGTGGAGGAAGACGAAGAAGCCGGGCGCGTGCGCTTTGAGAAAATCCCCAGCCTGCGGCCTGCTTTCGATCCCGAGGGATCTGTGACGGCGGCCAATGCCAGCAGCATCAACGACGGAGCCGCGGCACTTCTTCTCATGGCGGCCGAGGAGGCGGAAAAGCGCGGACTGAAACCGCTGGCGAAAATCGTCTCCCAGGCATCCGCAGCCCAGGACCCGGAGTGGTTCACGACGGCGCCGGCCAAGTCGGTTCAAAAGGCTCTCGAACGGGCGGGCCTGGAGGCAGGAGACATCGACACCTTTGAACTCAACGAGGCTTTTGCCGTGGTCTCTCTCGTCAATGCGCAACTGCTGGAACTGGACTCGGCAAAGGTCAATCCCCGGGGCGGTGCCGTGGCACTCGGACATCCCATTGGCGCAAGTGGCGCACGAATCCTGGTGACCCTTCTCCACACCCTGAAGCAGGAAGGCGGCAGACGCGGACTGGCAAGCTTGTGCATCGGCGGCGGGGAGGCTTCGACTCTCATTGTGGAAATGTGA
- a CDS encoding O-antigen ligase family protein: MSERIQHAFLLLALASLPFSIALAQLASALAILAWLAGLFRGRRPPLTGLEIPLLLFLAWIFLSLPFAENRLESVFHLKRWLALPLIWMLAESASGEERRKHYLLALLLGIVGASLLALPQKFGYFPTPLEFQNSTRVSLTTNPMTAGALMAMGAVTLLGFLFAGEWKWKKARFFLALLPVMLALLLTETRSCWLGFLAGLIFLIFLRKRRALPLLFLGLLLTGLLLPSHYQDRFLSSFRGGEDYKSEWQRLHMWKVGAMMVRDRPLTGFGDCDLKEIHGRYIQEDEKENVVVYGHLHSNLVMFAVLWGIPGLFLVLLFLFRIPQLLYARWQTTNPEGRAPPLASEWTMGVLAAWAAFFVAGLFEWYFGDGEVILLLWMLTGIGLAREEGSS; encoded by the coding sequence ATGAGTGAGCGGATTCAGCACGCCTTTCTTCTTCTGGCTCTGGCAAGCCTGCCCTTTTCGATTGCCCTGGCTCAACTGGCAAGCGCTCTTGCGATTCTGGCATGGCTCGCCGGGCTTTTCCGCGGGCGAAGGCCTCCGCTTACGGGCCTGGAGATTCCCCTCCTGCTCTTTCTTGCCTGGATCTTCCTGAGCCTTCCCTTCGCGGAAAACCGCCTGGAAAGCGTGTTTCATCTCAAGCGCTGGCTGGCACTTCCCCTCATCTGGATGCTGGCTGAATCCGCCTCCGGAGAAGAACGCCGCAAGCACTACCTTCTGGCGCTGCTTCTTGGCATCGTGGGTGCTTCCCTTCTGGCCCTGCCCCAGAAGTTCGGCTACTTCCCCACACCCCTGGAGTTTCAAAACTCCACGCGCGTCTCCCTGACCACGAATCCCATGACAGCTGGCGCATTGATGGCCATGGGCGCAGTGACTCTTCTCGGTTTCCTCTTTGCCGGTGAATGGAAGTGGAAGAAAGCACGCTTCTTTCTCGCGCTTCTTCCCGTGATGCTGGCACTGCTTTTGACGGAAACCCGCTCCTGCTGGCTGGGCTTTCTGGCGGGACTGATCTTTCTGATCTTCCTGAGAAAACGGCGAGCCCTTCCTCTCTTGTTTCTCGGGCTTCTTCTGACGGGGCTTCTGCTCCCGTCTCATTATCAGGACCGCTTTCTCTCCAGCTTCCGGGGCGGAGAAGATTACAAGAGCGAATGGCAACGCCTGCACATGTGGAAGGTCGGAGCAATGATGGTCCGCGACCGTCCCCTGACCGGCTTCGGCGACTGCGACCTCAAGGAAATTCACGGGCGCTACATTCAGGAAGACGAGAAGGAAAATGTCGTGGTCTACGGCCACCTCCACAGCAACCTCGTCATGTTTGCCGTTCTCTGGGGGATTCCCGGACTCTTCCTTGTCCTGCTCTTTCTCTTTCGAATCCCGCAGTTATTGTACGCCAGATGGCAGACTACTAATCCTGAAGGGCGAGCGCCTCCGCTTGCTTCCGAATGGACTATGGGAGTCCTCGCTGCCTGGGCAGCCTTCTTTGTGGCAGGGCTTTTTGAATGGTACTTCGGCGATGGAGAAGTCATCCTTCTGCTCTGGATGCTCACGGGCATCGGACTGGCCAGGGAAGAAGGAAGTTCATGA
- a CDS encoding GNAT family protein, protein MSPDTHLADPKVLLLPLRMSDARAIRDGVQESLAELMPFAPWAGPDYDLQSARVFLQYALDSNRKGEALHRGIFRPEDRLFLGVIGLHAIRPRFKDAEIGYWMKSSRSGQGLCTRAAGLLIGHAFEELDLERVWLSCDITNIASQRIAEKLGMRREGTLLAYSPDEEGRKDHFLYAILRSEW, encoded by the coding sequence ATGAGTCCCGACACCCATCTTGCCGACCCCAAGGTCCTTCTCCTTCCCCTCCGCATGTCCGATGCACGGGCCATCCGGGACGGAGTGCAGGAGAGCCTGGCCGAACTCATGCCCTTCGCCCCCTGGGCCGGCCCTGATTATGATCTTCAATCTGCCAGGGTATTTCTGCAATACGCTCTGGATTCAAACCGGAAGGGCGAGGCCCTTCACCGGGGCATCTTCCGACCAGAAGACCGGCTCTTTCTCGGAGTCATTGGGCTTCATGCGATTCGCCCCCGTTTCAAGGACGCAGAAATCGGTTACTGGATGAAAAGTTCCCGTTCAGGGCAGGGGCTCTGTACGCGTGCAGCCGGGCTACTGATTGGCCACGCCTTCGAGGAACTGGATCTGGAGAGAGTCTGGCTGAGTTGTGACATCACAAACATCGCCAGCCAGAGGATCGCTGAAAAGCTCGGCATGCGCAGGGAGGGAACCCTGCTTGCCTACTCCCCCGACGAGGAAGGGCGCAAGGACCACTTCCTCTACGCCATTCTCCGCAGTGAGTGGTAG
- the leuS gene encoding leucine--tRNA ligase gives MPYDPATIEPSWQAIWEEKKCFRAEDGGDRPKFYALDMFPYPSGDGLHVGHPEGYTATDIVSRFMRMRGYNVLHPMGWDAFGLPAENYAVKTGTHPRTTTEKNIGNFRRQLKMFGFSYDWDREFATTDRDYYKWTQWIFTLLYEKGLAYEEKVPVNWCPELGTVLANEEVIDGKSDVGGHPVERRPMRQWMLKITEYADRLLEDLEDLDWPEYIKDLQRNWIGRSEGAEVDFGVPELGERLRVFTTRPDTLFGASYMVMSPEHPWLERICTKECRETVLAYCKEAAGKSDMDRQLSKEKTGVYSGAHAINPVNGESIPIWVADYVMMGYGTGAIMAVPAHDQRDWEFARKFELPIVEVISGGDIETEAWSGDGKLINSPLIDGLGVEEAKKKITNWLVEQELGESAVHYKLRDWLFSRQRYWGEPFPLLEQEDGSYRSLGLDELPLTLPEVDRYEPSGTGEGPLATISDWISVEDQVTGKPARRSSNTMPQWAGSCWYYLRFLDPRNPDEAWSREKEEYWMPVDLYLGGTEHAVLHLLYARFWHKVLYDLDLVSTKEPFQRLRNQGMILGENGEKMSKSRGNVVNPDDVIHDFGADSLRLFLMFLGPLERDKPWNTSGIEGIHRFLSRVWRLILDEEDELHASISDAPADEETLRILNKTIDAVTTMTTDLRFNTAISQMMVFVNEMMPRDQRNRQAMESFLLLLAPYAPHLAEELWQRMGHNDPLALEPWPEVDSAWLVEETVTVVVQVNGKLRDQFDLPVDADEALVMEFVEKSEKLQPWLEGKKIVKTIFVPGKLVNLVAK, from the coding sequence ATGCCTTACGATCCTGCGACGATTGAGCCCAGCTGGCAGGCGATCTGGGAAGAGAAGAAGTGTTTTCGCGCGGAAGACGGGGGAGACCGCCCCAAGTTCTATGCGCTGGACATGTTTCCCTACCCCTCCGGCGACGGGCTGCATGTAGGCCACCCCGAAGGCTACACAGCCACTGATATCGTTTCGCGCTTCATGCGGATGCGCGGCTACAATGTTCTTCATCCCATGGGATGGGATGCCTTCGGCCTGCCTGCCGAAAACTATGCCGTAAAGACGGGAACGCACCCCCGGACAACCACGGAAAAGAACATCGGCAATTTCCGTCGCCAGTTGAAGATGTTCGGCTTCAGCTACGACTGGGATCGCGAGTTCGCAACCACGGATCGTGACTACTACAAGTGGACGCAGTGGATTTTCACCCTTCTCTATGAGAAGGGACTTGCCTACGAGGAAAAGGTTCCGGTGAACTGGTGCCCCGAACTGGGCACGGTGCTGGCCAATGAAGAAGTAATTGACGGCAAGAGCGATGTGGGCGGGCATCCCGTTGAGCGTCGGCCTATGCGCCAGTGGATGCTGAAGATCACCGAGTATGCCGATCGCCTCCTGGAAGACCTGGAGGATCTCGACTGGCCGGAGTACATCAAGGACCTTCAGCGCAACTGGATCGGGCGCAGCGAAGGCGCGGAAGTGGACTTCGGGGTTCCGGAACTGGGCGAGAGGTTGCGGGTCTTTACGACGCGCCCGGACACCCTTTTCGGTGCGAGCTACATGGTGATGAGTCCCGAGCATCCCTGGCTCGAGAGGATCTGCACGAAGGAATGTCGCGAGACCGTGCTTGCCTATTGCAAGGAGGCAGCGGGCAAGAGCGACATGGACCGACAGCTTTCCAAAGAGAAGACGGGAGTTTATTCCGGCGCCCATGCGATCAATCCGGTCAATGGCGAGAGCATTCCCATCTGGGTGGCCGACTATGTGATGATGGGCTACGGGACGGGAGCCATCATGGCAGTTCCCGCACACGACCAGCGGGACTGGGAGTTTGCCCGCAAGTTCGAGCTTCCCATTGTGGAAGTGATCAGCGGTGGCGATATTGAAACCGAAGCCTGGTCGGGTGACGGCAAACTCATCAACTCGCCTCTCATTGACGGGCTCGGGGTAGAAGAGGCTAAGAAGAAGATTACGAACTGGCTTGTCGAACAGGAATTGGGCGAGTCTGCAGTTCACTACAAGCTCCGCGACTGGCTCTTCAGTCGGCAGCGATACTGGGGAGAGCCTTTCCCGCTCCTCGAGCAGGAAGACGGGAGCTATCGCTCTCTCGGACTGGATGAACTCCCGCTCACTCTTCCCGAGGTGGATCGTTACGAGCCTTCGGGCACGGGCGAGGGCCCGCTTGCCACGATCAGCGACTGGATTTCTGTGGAGGATCAAGTCACCGGGAAACCGGCCCGCAGGTCGAGCAACACGATGCCGCAGTGGGCGGGCAGTTGCTGGTACTATCTTCGCTTCCTCGATCCCCGCAATCCGGACGAGGCCTGGAGCCGCGAGAAGGAAGAGTACTGGATGCCCGTGGACCTCTATCTCGGGGGAACCGAGCATGCGGTCCTGCATCTTCTCTATGCCCGTTTCTGGCACAAGGTGCTTTATGATCTGGACCTTGTCAGCACGAAGGAACCCTTTCAGAGGCTGCGCAATCAGGGAATGATTCTCGGCGAGAACGGCGAGAAGATGAGCAAGAGCCGCGGCAATGTGGTCAACCCCGACGATGTGATTCACGATTTCGGTGCGGATTCCCTGCGCCTCTTTCTTATGTTCCTCGGACCTCTCGAGCGAGACAAGCCCTGGAACACTTCGGGCATCGAGGGCATTCATCGCTTCCTGTCTCGTGTCTGGAGACTCATTCTTGATGAAGAGGATGAACTGCACGCTTCCATTTCGGATGCCCCGGCCGATGAGGAGACCCTGCGCATCCTGAACAAGACGATCGATGCGGTGACGACGATGACCACAGATCTTCGCTTCAATACGGCGATCAGCCAGATGATGGTCTTCGTCAACGAGATGATGCCCCGCGATCAGCGGAACCGCCAGGCTATGGAGAGTTTCCTGCTTCTTCTGGCACCCTATGCGCCGCATCTTGCCGAAGAACTCTGGCAGCGGATGGGCCACAACGATCCTCTTGCTCTGGAACCCTGGCCGGAAGTGGATTCCGCCTGGCTTGTCGAGGAAACGGTAACCGTGGTTGTGCAGGTCAACGGGAAGCTTCGTGACCAGTTTGATTTGCCGGTGGATGCCGACGAGGCTCTGGTGATGGAGTTCGTGGAGAAGAGCGAAAAGCTCCAGCCCTGGCTCGAGGGCAAGAAGATCGTGAAGACGATCTTTGTCCCGGGGAAACTGGTCAACCTGGTGGCGAAGTAG
- a CDS encoding A/G-specific adenine glycosylase, with translation MDARKQDIRRKLLRWFDEHRSPMPWRNDPSPYRVWISEIMLQQTRVATVIPYYEQFMQRFPDLPSLAEAGEEELLSLWSGLGYYSRARNLHRAAKILIREHGGNFPCETRLLRTLPGIGEYTAGALASIAFGLPEVSIDGNQVRVLTRLEALGGDPTRKPLAAQLRELAGEWVKGERPGDWNQAVMEFGARVCKPQNPQCGDCLLSEHCLALTEKRVGEIPELPSREPPVPIEVQVGVFEEGGELLLCRLKRPFLSGMWNLPWRVRRGAGLLAEEEWGDLGLRVREEREVAETKTTITRYRILQKRVEGRAELPPGDEYRYFSPEELKSIGLPAFSRKILNLSTGT, from the coding sequence ATGGACGCGCGAAAACAGGACATCCGGAGGAAGCTGCTTCGCTGGTTTGACGAGCATCGAAGCCCCATGCCCTGGCGCAATGATCCCTCGCCCTACCGTGTCTGGATTTCTGAAATCATGTTGCAACAGACGAGAGTGGCGACGGTGATTCCCTATTATGAACAGTTCATGCAACGCTTCCCCGACCTTCCCTCTCTTGCAGAAGCCGGGGAAGAGGAACTCCTCTCTCTTTGGAGCGGGCTGGGCTACTACTCCCGTGCCAGAAATCTCCACCGTGCAGCGAAGATCCTGATTCGTGAACACGGGGGAAACTTTCCCTGCGAAACAAGGCTCCTGAGAACCCTGCCGGGGATCGGGGAATACACGGCCGGCGCACTGGCATCCATTGCCTTCGGTCTGCCCGAAGTCTCGATTGACGGAAACCAGGTTCGGGTGCTCACGCGTCTGGAAGCCCTCGGAGGTGATCCCACCCGAAAGCCTCTCGCTGCTCAGCTTCGTGAACTGGCCGGGGAATGGGTGAAAGGCGAGAGACCGGGCGACTGGAACCAGGCAGTCATGGAGTTCGGGGCACGGGTCTGCAAGCCACAGAACCCGCAGTGCGGGGATTGTCTTCTGTCGGAACACTGTCTGGCTCTTACGGAAAAACGGGTAGGCGAAATCCCTGAATTGCCCTCCAGAGAACCGCCGGTTCCCATTGAAGTTCAGGTCGGTGTCTTTGAAGAGGGAGGGGAACTTCTCCTTTGCCGATTGAAGCGTCCCTTTCTTTCGGGAATGTGGAATCTTCCCTGGAGAGTGCGCAGGGGTGCGGGCCTTCTTGCAGAAGAGGAATGGGGGGATTTGGGCCTCCGGGTGCGGGAGGAGAGAGAGGTCGCGGAAACGAAGACCACGATTACCCGCTACCGGATTCTGCAGAAGAGAGTGGAGGGCCGGGCCGAGCTTCCCCCGGGAGATGAGTACCGCTACTTCAGTCCCGAAGAGTTGAAGTCGATCGGCCTTCCGGCCTTCAGCCGTAAAATTCTGAATCTCAGTACAGGGACTTGA
- a CDS encoding molybdenum cofactor biosynthesis protein B — MKPHEEHRREAPENIACAVITVSDTRDERSDRGGPVIVEALEEAGHRVLSRDIVPDEASEIEACILRLLELEDCDAVILTGGTGVSTRDGTVEVVERLCDRTLPGFGELFRALSYEEIGSASILSRALAGVRKQQALFALPGSPGALHTAMNRIILPELGHLLREIRK, encoded by the coding sequence ATGAAACCCCATGAAGAACATCGCAGGGAAGCACCGGAGAACATCGCCTGTGCTGTGATCACCGTCAGCGACACGCGAGACGAACGCAGTGATCGGGGAGGGCCCGTGATTGTGGAGGCTCTGGAAGAGGCGGGACACCGGGTTCTCTCCCGGGATATTGTCCCCGATGAAGCCTCTGAAATCGAAGCCTGCATCTTGCGCCTTCTCGAATTGGAAGACTGCGATGCCGTCATCCTGACCGGTGGAACCGGTGTGTCCACGCGCGATGGTACCGTGGAAGTGGTCGAGAGACTTTGCGATCGCACACTTCCGGGATTTGGGGAGCTCTTCCGGGCATTGAGCTACGAGGAAATCGGTTCCGCCAGCATCCTCAGTCGAGCCCTGGCGGGTGTCCGCAAACAACAGGCTCTCTTCGCCCTGCCCGGCTCCCCAGGGGCACTACACACGGCCATGAACAGGATCATTCTGCCCGAACTGGGTCATCTCTTGAGGGAAATCAGGAAGTAG
- a CDS encoding Rrf2 family transcriptional regulator: protein MLYSKASEYAIRAMVYLAEQPEGELIQLKEVAKKEDIPFHFLAKTMQILSRRGLVRSHRGPRGGFCLARKSSEIRLYDIVDPIDHIANSDEICILGIHPCNDEAPCPLHDQWKVIRSNIRETLEHSTLYDMVGKLEAKRALMKEKGLTPPQQ from the coding sequence GTGCTCTACTCCAAAGCCAGTGAATACGCAATCCGGGCCATGGTCTATCTTGCCGAGCAGCCAGAAGGCGAACTGATCCAGTTGAAGGAAGTAGCCAAGAAGGAAGACATTCCCTTCCATTTTCTCGCCAAGACCATGCAGATTCTCTCGCGTAGAGGCTTGGTGCGCAGTCACCGCGGGCCCCGGGGTGGTTTCTGCCTTGCTCGGAAGTCTTCGGAAATCCGCCTCTACGACATCGTCGATCCCATTGATCACATCGCCAACTCCGATGAGATATGCATTCTGGGCATCCATCCCTGCAATGACGAGGCACCTTGCCCTCTTCACGATCAGTGGAAGGTCATCCGTTCGAACATCCGGGAGACTCTGGAGCACAGCACCCTCTATGACATGGTGGGCAAGCTGGAGGCCAAGCGGGCCCTGATGAAGGAGAAAGGCTTGACCCCGCCTCAGCAATAG